The proteins below come from a single Tachysurus fulvidraco isolate hzauxx_2018 chromosome 13, HZAU_PFXX_2.0, whole genome shotgun sequence genomic window:
- the snrpd2 gene encoding small nuclear ribonucleoprotein Sm D2: MSLLNKPKSEMTPEELQKREEEEFNTGPLSVLTQSVKNNTQVLINCRNNKKLLGRVKAFDRHCNMVLENVKEMWTEVPKSGKGKKKSKPVNKDRYISKMFLRGDSVIVVLRNPLITGK; encoded by the exons GAGTCTTTTGAACAAGCCGAAGTCAGAGATGACCCCCGAGGAGCTGCAGAAGCGTGAGGAGGAAGAGTTCAACACTGGACCATTGTCCGTCCTCACGCAGTCCGTCAAAAACAACACTCAGGTGCTCATCAACTGCCGCAACAACAAGAAGTTGCTGGGTCGTGTCAAAGCCTTCGACAG acactGTAACATGGTCCTGGAAAACGTGAAGGAGATGTGGACTGAGGTGCCTAAGAGCGGGAAGGGAAAGAAGAAATCCAAACCAGTGAATAAAGATCGTTACATCTCCAAGATGTTTCTGAGAGGAGACTCTGTCATTGTGGTGCTGAGGAATCCATTGATCACCGGCAAATAA